TATAAAGCAAATTTCCAGTGCTGGGAATGACGCATTGATTATCATTACAGTTACTTGGTTGAGCTCTTATAGTTTAGAAACTCAACAATACAAACAATGGCTTCCTCGTTGAATTCTGTACTGGCAAAGTTGGAAATAGTATCCACGTTGGATCATGCTTCGGTTGTGTCCATGAGTTTATTCGTGGTTCTTCTTTGCCATTGTGAGCCTCAACCAAATTGGAAACTGAATGTACATGGGTTCATGGAGAGAGCTTCTATTCCTTCATCTCATTCTCGTAAACATTGTTAGTCTCACCGTTTCCCAGACGAACCTCGAAACCCTCCTCTCTTCCCTTTCCTCCTGAACCGATAGTTACGGGTTTTACAGCTCCTCAGTTGGCGAAAATCCAGACAGAGTTAAATGTTAATGCAATTGTGCTTTGCAGAGGAGACGTTGACCTCGATACCTGTCGTAGTTGTATTAAAAATTCCACTATTAAGCTCCCACAACTGCTTCCTAATTACAAGGGGGCGATCGGATGGTATGACTATTGTATGCTGCGTTACTCGGACAAGTCCATAAAGGGCATTTTAGCAACCGATCCGAGTCATGAAATGTGGAACGTCGGAAATGCATCGAGCCTGAATGAATTCAATCAGGCGCTGAGATGCTTGTTGGACGGTCTCCGCATCCAGGCAGCGTCGGTTGGGAGCCGCCGCAAGTATGCAACGGGACACGTCTGCTCCGGATTTTCAGACTATATACAAGTTTGCAACGGGACACGGCTGCTCCGGATTTTCAGACTATATATGGACTAATGCAGTGCACACCTGATTTGTCCGAAAAGGATTGCAACGATTGCCTCCAAGGGTCTACTCAACAGATTCCGAAGTACTTTGTTGGTAAGATAGGAGGGAGAATTTTGACACCTAGCTATAATCTTGGGTACGAGACCTGTAGTTTCTTTGCGGAGATTCCAGGTAGAGCATATCTTTTGTAACATTTATCCTTTGAATTATTCTTTCCTTAGTTTCACAAATAATAGACTTATGGGTTATGTAAGGTAAGACAAATCAAGCAACTTACCTATAGATTTAAAAACCGACTGCTACGTAGCGGTTTTTCAAACCTCCGGTACACCCTGCTATACAGTGTAGGAGATTACTCAAGTTTTTTACAAGAGAGACTATTTGGTCAATGAAGATATCCAGACGTTCTTCAGAGATTACTCAGTTTCGAATGCAGGTGTGTATTTGGGCAATGTATGTCTTGTTGTGCCCACGGATCAAGACTAAATACACACCTGAAGTTTTAATGAAGACATCTCCAAACTCAGGTACTCCACGGAGGACGTGTCTGAGTCGAGCCGGTGTCCAATACATGTTTGATACGGATACGGCGACTAGTTAAGCTGATTGGTTCTTCATAGCATCACTAGATGTGAGACAAGGTTGTACCCGAGGAAGAGTGTGTTGTTTGATCAGCTTCCAAACAACTTAAGTTTTGAAGACAAATCACTATAAACCAAATATGATTGTTGCATTCCCGAAAgagaaacacctaacaacttacATGGATATCACAtgagagaaaaaggaagaagagttTGAACATGTCATGGTTAGGACAAGGGGGAAATGTATAACAATAACTTGCAAGGATCTctaaccaaatttatttttcctctcaaaaaaaaaaaaacagccataGTAACAAGTGGTCTCTTATATCATAGAAGCTGTCACTTCTTTTAATATCCAAGTTTATGCTGTAGGGTATGAAGATTGCATTGCGATACCACAAAGGCCTTCTTTTGCATCAATATCCCTTTGCATACGCATGTTCCCTTCCTCACCCCAGCCTACACCCCATGAGTTCTTTACTAGCCAGTACTTGGTTCCATCGTCGCTAGTTCCATATCCAATAGCTGTTACACCATGGTCAAGGGCAATGCCACATTCTCCTGTAAAGACACCACTTGAGTAGAACTGAAAGTCAGGTCCTCCTGCATCGATGGCCACAGAGATTGGTTGGTTCGCAACAGCCTTCAACAAAGAACTCTCATTGTTTGTTGGGACGTCTTCATAGCCAGTTATCTTGGCTGCATGTTGAGCTGCTTTGTTTCTTTGGCATGTGCCATTAGTTCCGCTGTAAGGGTAGTTTGCTTCGGTGGTAAGGCCCTGATTCTTTTGGATAAATTGGAATGCATAATCCATGAGACCACCTTGGCAGCCATGATCACCACCATTGATGTCACAGTCAACTAGCTCTTGCTCAGACAATGAGATTAACTTGCCATTTTTCAATGCATTTATTCCTTCCACAGCTGCCACAGCAGAAAATGCCCAACAACTTCCTATACGTTGATTATAGATGAAGTGTTAGAATCTATATATGCAATATTTATGTGccattttttccccccttttagCATCATGACAAAGAAAAAACTACTAACCACAATCGCCTTGGTCTTTAACAGGTGTTACCACCCCTTCCTTCCTCCAATCCATGCACGATGGCGTTGCAGTCACATTTTCATATTTAAAAGAAGATGCTACTGTGGAATAACCATGGCTCTTGAATCCGTTGCGTAGTTTGAACTCTTCATTCGTAAGATCTGCAGATTGATTAACGGCAAGCTTATATGACTTGTTTGCGGCTTTGTTGAAGGATTCTATATACTCCACATTGTCCTTGAAAATCTTCAATCGTTTCTCCTCTTCCTCGGTATCCTTGCATACACGTCCATAATGAGCCATCCATTGCCTATGCTTCTCAGAAATGGATGCATCTTTGATGGAACGAGATGTAGCTTGAGAAGCCAAAGCTCCCAAAATGAGTAGCACAGCGAAGCCGATGCATTGGTACTTGTTTGTGGAAGCCATTGTACTACTAGCAGATATGACACATTGtccataaaattttattaatttcaacCACTAAGCAAGCAAAGAAGTAAACTAGCCAGCTAGTCTACAATTTTATACAAGACATGGATGCATGCAAAGAACAAAAGCTTGTGGAAAGAATGTAGAGATTGGTTTgttttgataaaaacatatatatatattagaattGACTGACTAATTATGGTATTCGTAGTTAAAATGTAAACAAACAGTTCATAATTGATGCCTACATTCCAAAACTATGTATTTTGCATTAGAAAACTCGAATGGTTTTTCGTCAATATAGTGATTAGGGtgtgtttcactaactaaaataaggacttattttttgaattagagGTGATGAATGACCTATCTCGTAAAGCGGGAAatgagtacttaaaaaataaaaaccttaacgGAACGTGGTCAACCCATGACTCAAGCCAAACACTATTCCCATATTGCCGAGCACTAAACAATATGCACAACCTAAACAACCCTTCACCCAAAGTAACGTCACTCTTCATTGTGAATTtgattatacttttttttttttttttgaaacggcaaaaaatttattaaagagaAACTCGATAGGGTACATCGAAGAAAGGGGAGGGGGACATCCAACCAATGgttgaaagaagaagagaaaagcaagaaaaaaaaaaaccacaacggtacaatccAAAACATCATGAAAAAACCAGCTGCACTTGACAGCAAAAGAAACACCTCCCAAACACTCCAAAACCTCGGCCAAAACTACTGcaaaaaaccccaaaaccaaactacaccaaGCTTAGAAACAACTAACCACCCCTTCGAAGAGGCCCACGAAAAAACACCAGCAAAACCAGAACCATACCAAGATATACCTAAGTAGCAGACAAAGGAGACCAACTATCATAAGCACCCCAAGATCGCCCCAAAAAACCATACCCAACTACCAACTAGATCAACAATAGGAGAGCTCGATGAAAAAACACCATAAcgcactacaacacgaaagggctatagcgaggatttagtttcctcaCCAAAGCAcctgatttcctcgcaaaatgtattaggaggaaatttttcctcacCTATTCTTACACTAttgcgaggaattttttcctcgctaaacaaattgagatccaaaaaaaaacaatctctCTACATCTTCAGCAACTCTCACTACTCGAATCTCCGTCCTCTTCTGTATGACACGGAACACTTACCAACCTAACCACGCTGCACTTCCAGGAAACAAGGGAACTTTTTTCTATATATTGTAGTTTTAGCATCTCTTTGCATTCTCCAAATTAGTTTCTTCAACATTAATTATGGTCTTTCGACTTTTTGTACTCTTATAGTATCTAAACTTTATTTGAAcacgtttaatttttttactagcacaatatttttttttgttgaaacatgttactccctccgcccCTATTTAAGTGTCTATTACGGTTCTGCGTGCCATTtttaattgtctatatctctcaatgtgtattgttaaaaatatgccacatgaatcttgtttgatagattgaTTGGCatccaagattgtataatcttggtgctcAAATCCTCTAACTTGTGGCTTTATTCTATTTAAGTAGTCGTTTTTATCCCAtaatgcacgtaaggtatttttgtgtgtgtttcaggtaaaacaTGCTAATAAGGCAGTTTTGAACGCCAAGGGTTGTTCCGAGATGTAACCAAGTGTTCAAGTGCTCGGCGATACATATTTTATCGTCACCAGATCCTAACGGGATCATAATTAGCCTCGAAGGACGTTCGGTGGAGAAGATGGCGAGGAGCATGCCAAAGAGTTTCAAGCGAGGCATGAGCATGGAGGATGGCCATTGAGGGTATCCAAGAGATCAAGGCCACATGGCACACCTCCACTAAGTTCCATGGATCAAGCAATGAAGCGTCGAAAGGCCGACGGGACACCACAAGCCATGATGGGCCAAGCTTTACCTGTTCTGCAGTTTTCACATAGAGGTATCGGTACCTTGTTTTTGTGGTACCTGTACCATGTTGCTGATATGGAAGACAATTGcattggtaccgataccttgtttttgtggtaccggtaccaatgcccttcgaccaactttttatgctgaatttttcaaccttccatttatggaaaatTTCTACTTTAGGCatgtttttaggatattttggGGGTCTTTTCATCCTATGTTTGGCTGATTTGTAAGGCTTATTAATAGCCTTTCATGCCATATTTGGCCATTATGTAACTTCctacactttaagtctttttattttgagaGCTCCATAGTTATTGTCTTCCAAGCTTTGTCTTTAATTcttcaacaactcaagtaagtagtggTTGTATGTTAAATTCTCAAGAGTTAATGTTATAGCTACTTGTTGGATCTactcataaatcaagtttatttccgtttgtATCGGTTAGTCATGTTTACCTTTCCAagcataatttctagtctttttgttatgtgtgagtagttgattaggtTTGGCCACGGAGTGATTAACGCCATATGACTTATgttaatcttgcctttctcaactaaatacttgaggttcggtatggaaaatgagcgtggttcgccttttatgtaacaaaacttaccgatgttaatctccggtgatcatgtgcttgctcaCATGGTTTCAGAGCGATGTCTCGGTTCGTGTTTGCCAAGAGAGTAAAAGAGCTCGCTTGCTCTCCATacttaatttctagtctttaatGGTTTCATAGCAAAAtattccggttgatagcctatgccgtgcaaTTCAACCGTGTTTTTGTTGAGAATGGTTCGATGACCTAAGTTTTGGGCGCTAAAAACTCCAACACCTTACCGCTTGTTTAatctagttaaaactcatttctagtctttttcataagaacatttttcacctttcaaagcaaaaccaaaagttgaccGTTTAAATGCCGCAAACCCTAacatctaaaaatcctagcaagctataAAGACCATCCCTGTGGGAACGATACCGGACTTCTGGATATTATGCTGAcaatgacctagccctacgctcggggtaaatcaacctatttcaatGGTTAGGTTGGGACGAAGCATAGATCTCAATcatttctataagacaatgattttaaaaatattaatatACATGGAGAGATATAAGcctttgaaaaatgacacgcagAACTGTAATGGACATTTTAAAATGGACGAAGAAGTGTATTGTATCTAACTGACACTTTTGAAGGACTAATATAACatgtgttattattttaattttttgatggaATTATCCTAGTTCTTATGGAATGAGATTTTTGTCGTCataaattgagatatattttaatatcagatTAAGAATGACAAGAGGCATCACTCTCATTTTcacaatatgtatatgtatatataaaaatatgcatgatactacaaaattgcatttgaaattaatgTTTAACATATTTTATCTGGTTATAAAGGAATATCATTAGAATCACCTAagttggtttaaataaaaattaataactatttacaaaaaaaattctttacagCATGAATGCACAATAGATATGAAATAGTGTATTTTATATAGATGTTTTGAAAGTAGATTTATGATGATTTAACTTCGAGATATATTTTTTCCATACGACATCACTTCAAGATGTTTTTAACTTTATCTTCtgttgagtttttcttttctatggGATAAATCATTGATATCTATACTTCGACAtatctttcattgctaattagaaaaaagaaaagtggcaaATATGAGTTTTTTTCACTAACTCAATGCGATTGGCAAGGAAACTATTTTTCCCCGTGTatgacttttttattttaataaatttgataATGGTATTGAACTATGTAGTTTATTATGTCATACCATCGTGATATTACAAATACAtatgaacataattaataatgatttatatattaaaaattagagtcctaaaaaaggtgacgaaatatttcctcacccaaaaattacatttggcaaggaaaatagatttcctcgccaaatgtaaccttttggcgaggaaatctGTTTCCTCGCTAGAAAATGCgacaaaattgaattttctcgCAATTAATATACTTTTAGCaacgaaatctattttcctcGCTATAGCCATTTCTTGTTGTAGTGGTACGACCGAACCAGCACAAGACACATCAAACCAACCCATCAATAGATACAtcccaaaccttaccaaaaaaCCGTACTTGTAAACACACGAATCGTATTGTAATAGAGTAAGACGAGAGCAAGGTCGAACTAACAaaggattgtgattttttttataggataAGAAAACTAACCTAAATTGAATGGATCCCAACCTAGttaacaaaagttaattatggtttctttttcaaagaaaactaaacaaagcaattgtaaaaataaataaattagcaATTTGTgggcaaaatttttttttttttgattagcaaaAAAAGGGTTTCCCTATCATTAATAATATTGATACAAAAAAGAAACCATGTAATAATACACTAGGGAGCGTTGCACAAAAGAAACAAGCTCAATCTATCACTACAAATCACcttacaattttttgaaaatagaaaaaacagcCAAACCTGTTAGCAAGGAGCCAACGGGAACCCAAAGGGCCAAAGCCCAAACCCATACCAACGCCCAAACCCTAAACATACAGAATCAGCTTCTGTCGCCACCACAAGCCAGCCCAGCACTTCCCAAAACTGGATCTGCACCTACTCCAAACCGCCCTCACAATTTATCAAATCAAAGTGATGAAGGTTTCAAATCCACACTCATGCATTCATTATAATTATTGAGTGACTCTTATTTATTTCTTACTCttcgtaaaaaataatttggagGTCCATTTCTATTACCATGGAAAATCGTATGTAtcaatttttaaaacaaatcACAAAAGACACATAGTgcttgaaatttaaaaaaaaaattggggataAAATGGCCAAAGTAATTAACTAAGAATTCCAAATCATGATTGAAATCCCTATCCAGAATTATTAACTTAAATCATGAGTCGAAACGATTGTTCTATTAAACTATGAATTCGGCAAATAAAGGCTATATTACATGGATGCCTCTTCATCTATTGCCTTGTATCACTAAGACCTCCTCAACTTCAAAGTTGGAGAATGACACCACCTATTATATGTGTGCGCTCATTATACCCCAATAGCAAAGAACCCTACCGGTACACACGCGCGcgtgcactctctctctctctctctctctctctctctctctcatggaaaAGTTAGTCATCTCGTCATATCCGCTTCTCATGTGCTCGTATGATGCATGGGGGTGTTAAGTATTCGATTTGATTGCATCAAAGATTTATGATGAACAACATTAAATTAACAAAGTTGAAGAGTTGATATCGACAAGGAAGAGGTACTCACATAAAGCCCTACATGCATGGTTTATCGATATATGTACACATAATTTTGAGGCATTTTAGAGTTTGCTTGCAGTTTAGGATTT
The sequence above is drawn from the Rhododendron vialii isolate Sample 1 chromosome 6a, ASM3025357v1 genome and encodes:
- the LOC131330069 gene encoding senescence-specific cysteine protease SAG39-like, with product MASTNKYQCIGFAVLLILGALASQATSRSIKDASISEKHRQWMAHYGRVCKDTEEEEKRLKIFKDNVEYIESFNKAANKSYKLAVNQSADLTNEEFKLRNGFKSHGYSTVASSFKYENVTATPSCMDWRKEGVVTPVKDQGDCGSCWAFSAVAAVEGINALKNGKLISLSEQELVDCDINGGDHGCQGGLMDYAFQFIQKNQGLTTEANYPYSGTNGTCQRNKAAQHAAKITGYEDVPTNNESSLLKAVANQPISVAIDAGGPDFQFYSSGVFTGECGIALDHGVTAIGYGTSDDGTKYWLVKNSWGVGWGEEGNMRMQRDIDAKEGLCGIAMQSSYPTA